In the genome of Streptococcus oralis, one region contains:
- a CDS encoding metal-sensitive transcriptional regulator, with the protein MTNSKYITRLKRSEGQLRGIQKMIEEERDCADIITQLTAVRSSVERVIEMIITENLTACINQPLDDPEAQKERLEKAVQYLIKRK; encoded by the coding sequence ATGACAAACTCAAAGTATATTACACGCCTGAAACGTTCAGAGGGGCAGTTGCGTGGAATTCAAAAGATGATCGAAGAAGAGCGTGATTGTGCAGATATCATTACCCAGTTGACAGCGGTTCGTTCGAGTGTGGAGCGCGTGATTGAGATGATCATTACCGAGAATCTCACAGCCTGCATCAACCAACCCCTAGACGACCCTGAGGCTCAAAAAGAACGCTTAGAAAAGGCTGTTCAGTACCTAATCAAACGAAAATAG
- a CDS encoding sensor histidine kinase, with amino-acid sequence MFRKLRIKFIATATLAIALILTFFLVLMNSIVYTQTEGNIHTVLSILTKNEGELPITDEIKESLTEKNIQEGIVYNFQYFSVREKENDYAISLTNVQSLTEAEVKSFLPNILKKQETYGSITHKGRYFTYQVSQSTTGKLLVFFETTNYIRERDTLLQVSIWLALASLLLLILLFTLISGIVIRPFVKNYEKQRMFITNAGHELKTPLAIISANTELQELMEGETEWSISTKEQTERLNHLIGRLIRLARLEEQEDIKLTPQNISLIAEKVATDFAPLFKKEDKNFESLIEADIIEKVAQEEFYELLSILLDNARKYCDPAGTIRLTLKRKAYLLRKRTCITVSNDYKDGQPANIKRFFDRFYRAETSHNNQTTSGYGIGLSMAQHLVSLFRGKIFVTYKKQVITFTIWL; translated from the coding sequence ATGTTTCGAAAACTTCGTATCAAATTTATCGCAACGGCCACTCTTGCCATCGCTCTGATTCTAACCTTCTTTCTAGTCTTGATGAATAGTATCGTCTACACTCAGACGGAGGGTAACATCCACACCGTCCTCTCTATCTTAACCAAGAATGAGGGCGAACTTCCTATTACAGACGAAATCAAGGAAAGTCTGACTGAGAAAAATATCCAAGAAGGAATTGTCTACAATTTTCAATACTTCTCCGTCAGAGAAAAGGAAAATGACTACGCCATCTCCCTCACAAATGTCCAGTCCTTAACTGAGGCTGAAGTCAAAAGTTTTCTCCCAAACATCCTCAAAAAGCAAGAAACTTATGGTTCTATTACTCATAAGGGACGCTATTTTACCTACCAAGTGAGCCAATCTACGACTGGGAAACTACTGGTCTTCTTTGAGACAACTAACTATATCCGCGAACGCGACACCCTACTTCAGGTCTCTATCTGGCTGGCCTTGGCTAGCTTACTCCTCCTCATACTGCTCTTTACCTTGATTTCTGGGATTGTTATCCGTCCCTTCGTCAAAAACTATGAAAAACAACGGATGTTTATCACTAATGCAGGTCATGAACTCAAAACACCGCTGGCTATCATTTCGGCCAATACCGAGCTTCAAGAACTCATGGAAGGAGAGACCGAGTGGAGTATCAGCACCAAAGAACAGACAGAGCGTCTCAACCACTTGATTGGAAGACTGATCCGACTTGCTCGGCTCGAGGAACAAGAGGATATCAAACTAACTCCTCAAAATATCTCGCTTATTGCTGAGAAAGTTGCGACAGATTTTGCTCCCCTCTTTAAAAAAGAAGATAAAAACTTTGAAAGCCTGATTGAAGCAGATATCATAGAAAAAGTTGCTCAGGAGGAATTTTACGAATTACTCAGTATTTTGCTCGACAATGCCCGCAAATACTGTGATCCAGCAGGCACCATCCGTCTAACTCTCAAACGCAAAGCCTATCTCCTACGCAAGCGCACCTGTATCACTGTGTCTAACGACTACAAGGATGGGCAGCCTGCCAATATTAAACGCTTCTTTGATCGCTTCTACCGTGCCGAAACATCACACAATAACCAAACCACCTCTGGGTATGGCATTGGTCTCTCCATGGCCCAACACCTTGTCAGCCTGTTTAGAGGAAAAATCTTTGTCACCTATAAAAAGCAGGTGATTACCTTTACCATCTGGTTGTAA
- a CDS encoding DUF6630 family protein — protein MTKEERAEKWFQSVPEAEAIPIQTKMEICSQAAKRMAFIWLGLLGVECLFLFWVTGGELFNQVADFLNQLSEGSPTKNRYKGLALAGTLICLPVLILPSVVAHFFRQGWIQKEAEKVVKEMAPVTSDQPYLDGDERADFASISGRIFADWVLDDGEKEQNGFELEEVWQQLAAVQDGDRDFLTLIPQQPVKLKGSQFVSDFVQVCQDEDSDGFRFEVSVADAERINENVIYEKNGLSEKETQDLLRAYLENRVTSDLEDWEIVLDMRTDEQKNIAIYQEITQLLTDDSEVRSRLTSCFESPKAYFKQYAERYDERGIGEEVDEATIKWLAIADELLAVDAVIELDWKTDKDEFLYQLEPLAAKQTLDLEENWFDEGDDIPTWCKILDERWAGHDFCLACMDMNSDSYVLFICKRDILGKLVTLSHTINQRFGHAKDM, from the coding sequence ATGACAAAAGAAGAACGAGCAGAAAAATGGTTTCAGAGTGTTCCTGAGGCAGAAGCTATTCCTATACAAACTAAAATGGAGATCTGTAGTCAGGCAGCGAAACGAATGGCGTTTATATGGCTTGGCCTACTTGGTGTGGAATGTCTGTTCCTATTCTGGGTCACTGGGGGCGAACTTTTTAATCAAGTAGCGGACTTTCTAAATCAGCTATCAGAAGGGAGTCCCACAAAAAATCGATATAAGGGTCTCGCACTTGCAGGGACTCTTATTTGTCTGCCTGTCTTGATTTTGCCTAGTGTTGTTGCCCATTTCTTTAGACAAGGTTGGATTCAAAAAGAGGCTGAAAAGGTAGTCAAAGAGATGGCTCCTGTTACAAGTGATCAGCCTTATCTAGATGGAGACGAGAGAGCAGATTTTGCGAGTATTTCCGGAAGAATCTTTGCGGATTGGGTGCTAGATGATGGTGAGAAGGAACAAAATGGCTTTGAACTTGAGGAAGTATGGCAGCAACTGGCAGCTGTCCAAGATGGTGATAGGGATTTTCTCACTTTAATACCTCAGCAACCAGTTAAACTAAAGGGGAGTCAGTTTGTATCGGATTTTGTACAGGTTTGTCAGGATGAAGATTCGGACGGTTTTCGTTTTGAGGTTAGTGTAGCTGATGCCGAACGGATCAACGAGAATGTAATCTACGAAAAAAATGGTCTGAGCGAGAAAGAAACTCAAGACTTGCTTCGGGCATATTTGGAGAACAGAGTTACATCGGACCTAGAAGACTGGGAAATTGTACTAGATATGCGGACAGATGAGCAGAAAAATATCGCAATCTATCAGGAAATAACCCAATTGCTAACAGATGATAGTGAGGTACGATCTCGTTTGACCTCCTGTTTTGAATCACCGAAAGCCTATTTCAAGCAGTATGCAGAGAGATATGACGAGCGGGGCATAGGCGAAGAAGTCGATGAAGCTACGATAAAATGGCTTGCTATTGCTGATGAACTACTTGCTGTGGATGCAGTCATTGAGTTAGACTGGAAGACAGATAAGGATGAATTTCTGTACCAACTAGAGCCTCTGGCAGCTAAACAAACTCTTGATTTGGAGGAGAATTGGTTCGACGAGGGTGATGACATCCCTACTTGGTGTAAAATTTTGGACGAAAGATGGGCTGGACACGATTTCTGTCTTGCTTGTATGGATATGAATAGCGATAGTTATGTGCTATTTATCTGCAAGAGGGATATTCTGGGAAAATTAGTCACCTTGAGTCACACAATCAATCAGCGTTTCGGTCATGCAAAAGATATGTAA
- a CDS encoding GTP pyrophosphokinase family protein, translated as MNSIYGPCEVYLPTILQTFLQDMEEAAANYKKETSLKLYEHLHARIKTEESMREKCQRKGLPQTSQSALKEIRDAIGVRIITGFTDDIYRIVEYIRQMPSIHIFKEKDYIRQVKPNGYRSYHLILEVTTPYPDCLGNDQGTYFIEIQLRTIAMDSWASLEHQMKYKKNIQNPERITRELKRCADELASCDLTMQTIRDLIQCSDQD; from the coding sequence ATGAACTCTATCTATGGCCCTTGCGAAGTCTACTTACCCACTATCTTGCAGACTTTTCTTCAAGATATGGAAGAAGCCGCAGCTAATTATAAAAAAGAAACCTCCCTCAAACTATATGAGCATTTGCATGCGCGTATCAAAACCGAGGAAAGTATGCGTGAAAAATGCCAACGCAAGGGCCTTCCTCAGACAAGTCAATCCGCTCTTAAAGAAATACGAGATGCTATTGGCGTTCGAATTATCACAGGCTTTACAGATGATATCTACCGCATCGTAGAGTATATTCGCCAGATGCCAAGCATCCATATTTTCAAAGAGAAAGACTATATCCGTCAGGTCAAACCCAACGGATACCGTTCCTATCATCTGATTCTAGAGGTGACCACTCCCTATCCAGACTGTCTGGGAAATGACCAGGGTACCTATTTTATCGAGATTCAATTGCGCACAATTGCCATGGACTCCTGGGCTAGCCTCGAACACCAGATGAAATACAAGAAAAACATCCAAAATCCTGAGCGAATCACGCGCGAGCTCAAACGTTGTGCCGATGAGCTTGCTTCTTGTGACTTGACCATGCAGACCATCCGTGATTTGATTCAGTGCTCTGATCAAGACTAA
- a CDS encoding prolyl-tRNA synthetase associated domain-containing protein: MEAYEKVVEMLNGLDIPFEIVEHEPALTTEQADSFIEGIEGVRTKTMFLTNKKKTAYYLVIMDDKKRLDMDLLKDLVGANRIRMASSESLFEKMMLPAGVVSPFGLLNNADKAVQVYFDKEIMSEKRMSFHPNTNEKTLFLDTTDLLKFLEAIGYEAHIIEL; encoded by the coding sequence ATGGAAGCATACGAAAAAGTAGTAGAAATGCTAAATGGGCTAGATATTCCCTTTGAAATCGTGGAGCACGAGCCAGCCTTGACAACAGAGCAAGCGGATAGCTTTATCGAAGGGATCGAAGGCGTCCGTACTAAGACCATGTTTCTCACCAACAAAAAGAAAACAGCCTATTATCTCGTGATTATGGATGATAAAAAGCGTTTGGACATGGACCTCTTGAAAGACTTGGTAGGAGCCAATAGAATCCGTATGGCTTCCTCTGAGAGCTTGTTTGAAAAAATGATGTTACCAGCAGGTGTTGTCTCTCCATTTGGCTTGCTCAACAATGCAGATAAGGCTGTTCAGGTCTATTTCGACAAAGAAATTATGTCTGAAAAACGGATGAGTTTTCACCCTAATACCAATGAAAAAACGCTTTTCTTGGACACGACAGACCTACTCAAGTTCCTAGAAGCTATTGGTTATGAGGCTCATATCATCGAGTTATAA
- a CDS encoding ankyrin repeat domain-containing protein, with protein MSKKRVTLPKNFDELITARDIEALKAVYYKCELTAHDGRYSLNTALHFGGVPDELVIWLVEQGLDVNTPDYYGRTPLYKHATLGRDTVKLLFELGGDIQKPDTYGSTPLHTAAGFFRPKIVSFLVEKGADVNAKTDMGRTPLAEALATCRQINIAQVAEIAEMLIKAGAEVTPDMAERVELIGKDFEFHRENFNKDYLTETEAGLERLYALFDVKPAPKRKIHDGVSPILVEDGPWQKQYDELWEMLIPSSGPAKTVQGEVIRITGRVQDELYRNGGVNWDKHYRNMLKALPNHFASGTPLSEEELEETKELISSIRAKGSDEDTITERLCELSVLWVSLNPDPLPLGKTNYNR; from the coding sequence ATGTCCAAAAAAAGAGTGACCTTACCTAAAAATTTTGATGAACTGATTACAGCAAGAGATATTGAAGCTCTTAAAGCCGTATATTATAAATGTGAGCTTACTGCTCATGACGGCAGATACAGCTTAAATACGGCACTTCATTTTGGAGGTGTTCCTGATGAGCTTGTTATCTGGCTGGTGGAACAGGGTTTAGATGTAAATACTCCTGATTATTATGGGCGGACACCATTATATAAGCATGCCACGCTGGGTAGGGATACTGTGAAACTACTTTTTGAATTAGGCGGAGATATACAAAAGCCTGATACATACGGGAGTACACCTCTGCATACGGCAGCAGGGTTTTTCCGACCTAAGATAGTCAGTTTTTTGGTTGAAAAAGGTGCAGATGTTAATGCAAAAACTGATATGGGACGAACTCCTTTAGCTGAAGCCCTTGCTACTTGTAGGCAGATTAATATTGCACAGGTAGCAGAAATTGCAGAAATGCTCATAAAGGCGGGCGCTGAGGTAACTCCTGATATGGCAGAAAGAGTCGAACTAATCGGAAAGGATTTTGAATTTCACAGAGAAAACTTTAATAAAGATTACTTGACTGAAACAGAAGCAGGGCTTGAGAGACTCTATGCACTGTTTGATGTAAAGCCTGCTCCGAAACGCAAGATACATGACGGAGTTTCTCCTATTCTTGTAGAAGATGGTCCTTGGCAAAAGCAATACGATGAACTTTGGGAGATGTTGATTCCTTCAAGCGGGCCAGCAAAAACTGTACAAGGCGAAGTGATCCGTATAACAGGGCGCGTACAGGATGAGCTCTATAGAAATGGCGGTGTCAACTGGGATAAACACTACCGGAACATGCTTAAAGCCCTGCCAAATCATTTCGCTTCAGGTACACCGCTTTCCGAAGAAGAACTGGAAGAAACTAAGGAACTGATTTCCAGCATCCGTGCAAAAGGCAGTGATGAAGATACTATAACTGAACGTTTGTGTGAACTTTCGGTTCTCTGGGTAAGCTTAAATCCTGATCCGCTTCCTTTAGGCAAAACAAATTATAACAGATGA